From one Humulus lupulus chromosome 8, drHumLupu1.1, whole genome shotgun sequence genomic stretch:
- the LOC133798338 gene encoding uncharacterized protein LOC133798338 → MRKLCPNFDREDGLETVLEVPIPEEMFASKTSNIISWQNMKAWMRSSHPSNMTALFGGRNAEIQLLLGVVGAPLIPIPISCDHELISRNIKDHPIEASMAKYIVKQYTAAVGGEKALSSIESMYAMGKVRMGASEFCSGEKNVKAMKVKNLRSSLQGGEMGGFVLWQKGPELWCLELVVSGCKISAGSDGKVAWRQTPWHHSHASRGPPRPLRRFLQGLDPSSTANLFSNSVCVGEKAINDEDCFILKLEADSSTLKARSSNNVEIIRHTIWGYFSQRTGLLVQLEDSHLLRIKASGNNDNIFWETTMESLIQDYRTIDGVNIAHSGRTTVSLFRFGENSTGHSRTRMEEVWEIEEVDFNIKGLSMECFLPPGDLKKEEEGCGLVTSSTNPKLPFKIRSASSRISASKVAAIDLNEEEDHENFVSTSDEDE, encoded by the exons ATGAGGAAACTCTGTCCCAATTTCGACCGCGAAGATGGTCTCGAAACTGTCCTCGAGGTTCCAATCCCGGAGGAAATGTTTGCTTCCAAGACCAGTAATATAATATCATGGCAGAACATGAAGGCTTGGATGAGATCATCTCATCCGTCCAATATGACAGCCCTCTTCGGTGGCCGCAACGCCGAGATCCAGCTCTTGTTAGGAGTTGTGGGAGCTCCGCTGATCCCTATACCAATCTCTTGTGATCACGAACTTATCAGCCGTAATATCAAAGACCATCCCATC GAGGCTTCGATGGCGAAATACATAGTGAAGCAATACACGGCGGCGGTTGGGGGAGAGAAGGCTTTGAGTTCAATAGAGAGCATGTATGCTATGGGGAAGGTGAGAATGGGAGCTTCGGAGTTTTGCTCAGGAGAGAAGAATGTAAAGGCCATGAAAGTGAAGAACTTGAGATCTTCCTTACAAGGAGGGGAGATGGGAGGTTTTGTGCTGTGGCAGAAGGGACCGGAGCTCTGGTGTTTGGAGTTGGTGGTTTCCGGCTGCAAGATCAGCGCCGGGAGTGATGGGAAGGTCGCTTGGAGGCAGACCCCATGGCACCACTCTCACGCTTCTCGTGGCCCACCTCGGCCCCTTAGACGTTTTCTTCAG GGTCTTGATCCAAGTTCTACAGCAAATTTGTTCTCCAACTCAGTTTGTGTTGGTGAGAAAGCAATAAACGACGAAGATTGTTTCATCCTAAAACTGGAAGCCGATTCATCAACTCTAAAAGCAAGAAGCAGCAACAACGTCGAGATAATACGACACACCATATGGGGCTACTTCAGCCAGAGAACAGGTCTCTTGGTACAACTCGAAGACTCTCATCTCCTCAGAATCAAAGCCTCCGGAAACAACGACAACATATTCTGGGAAACGACAATGGAGTCTTTGATCCAAGATTACCGAACCATCGACGGTGTAAACATCGCTCACTCTGGTAGAACCACGGTCTCGCTATTTCGATTCGGCGAAAACTCGACCGGCCATTCGAGGACGAGAATGGAGGAAGTTTGGGAAATTGAAGAAGTGGATTTTAACATAAAGGGACTGTCAATGGAATGTTTCTTGCCTCCTGGTGATCTTAAGAAAGAGGAAGAAGGATGTGGTTTAGTGACTAGTAGTACTAATCCAAAGTTACCATTCAAAATTCGATCTGCTTCTTCTAGGATTAGTGCTTCCAAAGTGGCCGCCATTGATTTAAATGAGGAGGAAGATCATGAGAACTTTGTTAGTACTAGTGATGAAGATGAATAA